In Mycolicibacterium mucogenicum DSM 44124, the following are encoded in one genomic region:
- a CDS encoding SHOCT domain-containing protein, whose amino-acid sequence MLVRYLKAQVMVLLCGGLVGPIFLAVYFYTGQDELMKWMFWTGLLVTAIDVLVALGLAGFGQMRSAEREELEVSGILGLAEVTGIGETGTRVNDQPLVKLNLHITGPQLAPFDAQDKVLASVSRLPMITARKLVVMVNPATNKFHIDWERSALVSGMMPVRLTSEQDGRTYDLTGRSGPIMDILQILKSNGVALSGIADLRSNPVVRQQVMDVVRRATAAERAPAPAPAAMAPPVAPPAPSTAQRLQEIETLRAMGTISEAEYTAKRAQIIAEL is encoded by the coding sequence ATGTTGGTGCGTTACCTCAAAGCTCAGGTCATGGTCCTGCTGTGCGGCGGGCTGGTGGGCCCCATCTTCCTGGCGGTGTACTTCTACACCGGCCAGGACGAGTTGATGAAGTGGATGTTCTGGACGGGCCTGCTGGTCACTGCGATCGACGTACTGGTCGCGCTGGGGCTGGCCGGCTTCGGGCAGATGCGGTCGGCGGAGCGCGAGGAACTCGAGGTCAGCGGGATACTGGGGCTCGCCGAGGTCACCGGCATCGGGGAGACCGGTACCCGGGTCAACGACCAGCCACTGGTGAAACTGAATCTGCACATCACGGGGCCGCAGCTGGCTCCGTTCGACGCGCAGGACAAGGTGCTGGCCTCGGTGAGCCGGTTGCCGATGATCACGGCCCGCAAGCTCGTCGTGATGGTCAACCCGGCGACCAACAAGTTCCACATCGACTGGGAGCGCAGCGCACTGGTGTCGGGCATGATGCCGGTCCGGCTGACCTCGGAGCAGGACGGCCGCACCTACGACCTGACCGGACGCTCTGGCCCGATCATGGACATCCTGCAGATCCTCAAGTCCAACGGGGTGGCGCTCAGCGGGATCGCCGACCTGCGGTCGAATCCGGTTGTGCGGCAACAGGTGATGGACGTGGTCCGGCGGGCCACGGCCGCCGAGCGGGCGCCGGCCCCCGCGCCGGCTGCGATGGCGCCGCCCGTCGCGCCACCGGCGCCGTCGACAGCGCAGCGGCTGCAGGAGATCGAGACGCTGCGCGCCATGGGCACCATCAGCGAGGCCGAGTACACCGCCAAGCGCGCCCAGATCATCGCCGAGTTGTAG
- the ddaH gene encoding dimethylargininase, with protein MTITDVVKMATPNSGWRPDRVARPRHYVMTRPTHFAVEYAINPWMDTSTPVDTALAVRQWEHLVRTYRSLGHTVELVDPIPGLPDMVYAANGGLVLDDGFEKVAIIARFAYPQRAGESVAYAGWMMDHGYCPLYTEHTNEGQGDLLIVGSKILAGYGFRTDRQSHDEVAKLSGLPLVSLQLVNPRFYHLDTALAVLDDETIAFYPPAFGATSVALLRKMFPGAIEVSDADAHVLGLNAVSDGLNVVHPAAATGFAAQLADAGFRPVGVDLSELLKGGGSVKCCTLEVYPTSC; from the coding sequence ATGACGATTACTGATGTCGTCAAGATGGCGACACCAAATTCAGGTTGGCGACCGGACCGGGTGGCCCGCCCCCGGCACTATGTGATGACCCGGCCGACGCATTTCGCCGTCGAATATGCGATCAACCCGTGGATGGACACCTCCACCCCCGTGGACACGGCGCTGGCGGTGCGACAGTGGGAGCATCTGGTCCGCACGTACCGCAGCCTCGGCCACACCGTCGAACTGGTCGACCCGATTCCGGGACTACCCGACATGGTGTACGCCGCCAACGGCGGACTGGTGCTCGACGACGGGTTCGAGAAGGTCGCCATCATCGCGCGATTCGCCTACCCGCAGCGGGCCGGCGAATCGGTGGCCTATGCCGGATGGATGATGGACCACGGCTACTGCCCGCTGTATACCGAGCACACCAATGAGGGCCAGGGCGACCTGCTGATCGTCGGGTCGAAGATCCTGGCCGGCTACGGATTCCGCACCGACCGCCAGTCGCACGACGAGGTGGCCAAGCTGTCCGGGCTGCCTCTGGTCAGCCTGCAGCTCGTCAACCCCCGCTTCTACCACCTCGACACCGCACTGGCCGTGCTCGACGACGAGACCATCGCGTTCTATCCCCCGGCCTTCGGCGCCACGTCGGTGGCGTTGCTGCGCAAGATGTTTCCGGGCGCCATCGAGGTTTCCGATGCCGACGCCCACGTGCTCGGCCTGAACGCGGTGTCCGACGGACTGAACGTCGTACATCCGGCCGCGGCCACCGGCTTCGCCGCGCAGCTCGCCGACGCCGGTTTCCGGCCGGTCGGTGTCGACCTGTCCGAGTTGCTCAAGGGCGGCGGGTCCGTGAAGTGCTGCACCCTGGAGGTGTACCCGACGTCATGCTGA
- the mftB gene encoding mycofactocin biosynthesis chaperone MftB (MftB, a small protein, is a peptide chaperone that assists the radical SAM enzyme MftC in performing two modifications to the C-terminal Val-Tyr dipeptide of the mycofactocin precursor peptide, MftA. MftB's role is analogous to the role of PqqD in the biosynthesis of PQQ, a cofactor that derives entirely from a Tyr and a Glu in the precursor PqqA.): MSAPAAARTGPEAAFDPDRGWRLHHQVAVRPEPFGALLYHFGTRKLSFLKNRTIVEIVNSLGDHPDVRSACRAAGIDDAQQGPYLHAFGVLVQSKMLIPADQNSPEGSTAS; this comes from the coding sequence GTGTCTGCACCAGCCGCGGCCCGGACCGGGCCCGAGGCGGCCTTCGATCCTGACCGCGGCTGGCGGCTGCACCACCAGGTCGCCGTCCGTCCGGAACCGTTCGGCGCCCTTCTGTATCACTTTGGTACGCGCAAACTTTCGTTCCTGAAGAATCGCACCATCGTCGAGATCGTCAACTCCCTCGGCGACCATCCGGACGTGCGCAGCGCCTGCCGCGCCGCCGGTATCGACGATGCCCAGCAGGGGCCGTATCTGCACGCGTTCGGCGTGCTGGTGCAGTCCAAGATGCTGATCCCGGCAGACCAGAACAGCCCCGAAGGATCCACCGCTTCATGA
- the mftA gene encoding mycofactocin precursor MftA (Mycofactocin is a small molecule electron carrier derived from the final two amino acids, Val-Tyr, of MftA, the mycofactocin precursor. It plays a role in redox homeostasis and the metabolism of alcohols and aldehydes in Actinobacteria, including Mycobacterium tuberculosis.), translating into MDSNQQANSDTELVTETLVEEVSIDGMCGVY; encoded by the coding sequence ATGGACTCGAATCAGCAGGCTAATTCCGACACCGAACTGGTCACCGAGACTCTGGTCGAAGAGGTCTCGATCGACGGTATGTGCGGGGTCTACTGA
- a CDS encoding NAD(P)/FAD-dependent oxidoreductase: MTTNGGIVIVGGGLAAARTAEQLRKAEYAGPITLISDEVHLPYDRPPLSKDVLRAEVDDTTLKPAEFYAENDITLLLGSGAVKLDTEAQTVTRANGEVVAYDELVIATGLVPRTIPSLPALDGIRVLRTYDESLALREHAGSAKRAVVIGAGFIGCEVAASLRKMGVEVTIVEPQPTPLASVLGTEIGELVARLHRAEGVDVRCGVGVTGVTGTGHVEKVQLADGTELDADVVVVGIGSRPSTDWLEGSGIAVDNGVVCDTAGRTSAPNVWAIGDVASWRDAAGHQVRVEHWSNVAEQARVIVPAMLGQDATAAVVVPYFWSDQYDVKIQCLGEPKAGDTVHIVEDDGRKFLAFYERDGAVSGVVGGGMPGKVMKNRAKVAAAVPIADVL; the protein is encoded by the coding sequence GTGACTACAAACGGAGGCATCGTCATTGTCGGTGGCGGTCTGGCCGCTGCACGTACCGCTGAGCAGCTGCGCAAGGCGGAGTACGCCGGGCCGATCACACTGATCAGCGACGAGGTCCATCTGCCGTACGACCGGCCGCCGCTGTCCAAGGACGTGCTGCGCGCCGAGGTCGACGACACGACGCTCAAGCCCGCCGAGTTCTACGCCGAGAACGACATCACGCTGCTGCTGGGTTCGGGTGCGGTCAAGCTGGACACCGAGGCCCAGACGGTGACGCGCGCCAACGGCGAGGTCGTCGCGTACGACGAGCTGGTCATCGCCACGGGTCTGGTGCCCCGCACCATCCCGTCGCTGCCCGCCCTCGACGGCATCCGGGTGCTGCGCACCTACGACGAGTCACTGGCGCTGCGCGAGCACGCCGGTTCGGCCAAGCGCGCCGTGGTGATCGGCGCCGGGTTCATCGGCTGCGAGGTGGCGGCGAGCCTGCGCAAGATGGGTGTCGAGGTGACGATCGTCGAGCCGCAGCCCACGCCGCTGGCGTCGGTGCTCGGCACCGAGATCGGTGAACTGGTGGCACGGCTGCACCGCGCCGAGGGCGTCGATGTGCGGTGCGGCGTCGGGGTCACCGGCGTGACGGGCACCGGTCACGTCGAGAAGGTGCAACTGGCCGACGGCACCGAACTGGACGCCGACGTCGTCGTCGTCGGCATCGGGTCGCGCCCGTCCACCGACTGGCTCGAAGGCAGCGGCATCGCTGTCGACAACGGCGTCGTGTGCGACACCGCCGGCCGCACCAGTGCGCCGAACGTGTGGGCCATCGGTGACGTCGCCTCCTGGCGCGACGCGGCGGGACACCAAGTGCGCGTGGAACATTGGAGCAACGTGGCCGAGCAGGCGCGGGTGATCGTGCCGGCGATGCTGGGCCAGGATGCCACCGCCGCCGTCGTGGTGCCCTACTTCTGGAGCGACCAGTACGACGTCAAGATCCAGTGCCTGGGTGAGCCCAAGGCCGGCGACACCGTGCACATCGTCGAGGACGACGGCCGCAAGTTCCTGGCGTTCTACGAGCGCGACGGCGCGGTCAGCGGCGTGGTCGGTGGTGGCATGCCGGGCAAGGTGATGAAGAATCGCGCCAAGGTCGCGGCCGCCGTCCCCATCGCCGACGTCCTCTAG
- a CDS encoding mycofactocin-coupled SDR family oxidoreductase, translating to MTAGGALEGKVAFITGAARGQGRAHAIRLAREGADIIAIDICGPVSDTITYPMPTSEDLAETARLVEAEGRKVLAREVDIRDLAAQKQVVADAVEQFGRLDILVANAGVLSWGRLFEMDEDQWDSVVDVNLSGTWRTIRAVVPAMIEAGNGGSIIIVSSSAGLKATPGNGHYAASKFGLVGLTNALALEVGEFGIRVNSIHPYSIMTPMIEPEAMGAIFAKFPTYLHSFAPMPYKPVAHDGKAGLQEFMTPEEVTDVVTWLAGPGSGTISGSQIAVDRGVMKY from the coding sequence ATGACGGCAGGCGGAGCACTCGAAGGCAAGGTGGCATTCATTACCGGGGCTGCCCGCGGGCAGGGCCGGGCGCATGCCATCCGGCTGGCGCGCGAGGGTGCCGACATCATCGCCATCGACATCTGTGGTCCCGTCTCGGACACCATCACCTACCCGATGCCGACGTCGGAGGATCTGGCCGAGACCGCCCGCCTCGTCGAGGCCGAAGGTCGCAAGGTCCTGGCCCGCGAGGTCGACATCCGCGACCTGGCCGCCCAGAAGCAGGTCGTCGCCGACGCCGTCGAGCAGTTCGGCCGGCTCGACATCCTCGTCGCCAACGCGGGTGTCCTGAGCTGGGGCCGGCTGTTCGAGATGGACGAAGACCAGTGGGACAGCGTCGTCGACGTCAACCTGTCCGGCACCTGGCGCACCATCCGGGCCGTCGTCCCGGCGATGATCGAGGCCGGCAACGGCGGATCGATCATCATCGTCAGCTCGTCGGCGGGCCTCAAGGCGACGCCGGGCAACGGCCACTACGCGGCCTCGAAGTTCGGTCTCGTCGGTCTGACCAACGCCCTGGCGCTCGAGGTGGGCGAGTTCGGCATCCGGGTCAACTCGATTCACCCCTACTCGATCATGACGCCGATGATCGAGCCCGAGGCCATGGGCGCGATCTTCGCCAAGTTCCCGACGTACCTGCACAGCTTCGCGCCGATGCCGTACAAGCCCGTTGCGCATGACGGCAAGGCTGGGCTGCAGGAGTTCATGACGCCCGAAGAGGTCACCGACGTGGTGACCTGGCTGGCCGGCCCGGGCTCCGGGACCATCTCCGGTTCCCAGATCGCCGTCGACCGCGGCGTCATGAAGTACTGA
- the rocD gene encoding ornithine--oxo-acid transaminase → MLKAVAGTPESTAQLIALDDRYAAHNYAPLPVVAASADGVWITDPEGRSYLDCLAAYSAVNFGHRNPEILATAHAQLDAVTLVSRAFHSDRLGPFCAALAHLCGKDLVLPMNSGAEAVESAIKVARKWSRDVKGVSAPNIVVARGNFHGRTTTIISFSDDDTARRGFGPYTPGFRSVTFGDADALAAAVDDDTAAVLIEPIQGEAGIIVPPDDYLPRVRALCTERHVLMIADEIQSGLARTGRTFACDHWGVVPDVYVLGKALGGGVVPLSAVVADKDVLGVLHPGEHGSTFGGNPLAAAIGTTVVGMLQRGEFQSRATELGRHLHARLTAIGHGVTAVRGLGLWAGVDLDPAVGTGREVSLRLAERGVLTKDTHGPTLRFAPPLVITRSEIDWAMDRFAEVLAGPPDVRW, encoded by the coding sequence ATGCTGAAAGCCGTTGCCGGAACACCGGAAAGCACGGCTCAGCTGATCGCCCTCGACGACCGCTACGCCGCGCACAACTACGCCCCGCTGCCGGTCGTCGCGGCGTCCGCCGACGGGGTGTGGATCACCGATCCGGAAGGACGCAGCTACCTGGACTGTCTGGCGGCGTATTCGGCGGTCAATTTCGGCCACCGCAATCCCGAGATCCTGGCGACCGCACACGCCCAGCTGGACGCCGTGACGCTCGTCAGCCGTGCCTTCCACTCCGACCGCCTCGGCCCGTTCTGCGCCGCCCTGGCCCATTTGTGCGGCAAGGATCTGGTGCTGCCGATGAACAGCGGCGCCGAGGCCGTGGAGAGCGCGATCAAAGTCGCGCGCAAGTGGAGTCGGGACGTCAAAGGAGTGTCGGCGCCCAACATCGTCGTGGCACGGGGCAACTTCCACGGCCGCACGACGACGATCATCAGCTTCTCCGACGACGACACGGCGCGGCGCGGTTTCGGCCCGTACACACCGGGTTTCCGGTCGGTGACGTTCGGGGACGCCGACGCGCTCGCAGCCGCCGTCGATGACGACACCGCCGCGGTGCTGATCGAGCCGATCCAGGGCGAGGCCGGGATCATCGTGCCGCCCGATGACTATCTGCCCCGCGTGCGCGCGCTGTGCACCGAACGCCACGTCCTGATGATCGCCGACGAAATCCAGTCCGGCCTGGCCCGTACCGGCCGCACCTTCGCGTGCGACCACTGGGGCGTGGTGCCCGACGTCTACGTACTGGGCAAGGCGCTCGGCGGCGGCGTCGTGCCGCTGTCCGCGGTGGTGGCCGACAAAGACGTGCTCGGCGTACTGCACCCAGGTGAGCACGGTTCGACGTTCGGCGGCAATCCGCTGGCCGCAGCCATCGGCACCACGGTGGTCGGCATGCTGCAGCGTGGCGAATTCCAATCCAGGGCAACCGAACTCGGCCGGCACCTGCACGCCCGCCTGACGGCGATCGGACACGGCGTGACGGCCGTTCGCGGGCTGGGCCTGTGGGCGGGCGTCGACCTCGATCCGGCCGTCGGCACCGGCCGGGAGGTCAGCCTGCGACTGGCCGAGCGCGGTGTGCTGACCAAGGACACCCACGGACCGACCCTGCGGTTCGCCCCGCCGCTGGTGATCACCCGGTCCGAAATCGATTGGGCGATGGACCGATTCGCCGAGGTGCTGGCCGGACCGCCGGATGTGCGGTGGTAG
- a CDS encoding VOC family protein produces the protein MHNSHDPLTVLAGGESPVPPDPAFAVRLRARLEAAVTLPKGVVMSGTDTAIADLNVPAAAPVEVPRPAALPYLAVADARAALAWYVDALGAVVVGDPIVMDDGRIGHAELTLAGGVLYLADEFPELGLKAPAVQSVSVSLMVNVPDTDAALAQARQHGAQVQREPYDAHGSRTAVVIDPFGHRWMLTGPVPVTVPIRHGDIGYISVQTPDAQRAAAFYGHVLGWDYDPDTRKVTSNRMHTGIFETTGPQTVFCCYAVRDLDAARQAILAAGGQVGTPEQHEWGATLDATDALGTDFAVFQPVPGIARPELNGAGPGELSYMTYYVTDSAAFRDFYGEVLGWTFEPGRIEDGWAVQGCHPMSGAAGGAAQTVAVPMWTVTDIEAAVARVREAGGTVIDEPSRQPYGMSAECTDDQGARFYLGAF, from the coding sequence ATGCACAACAGTCACGACCCACTGACGGTCCTGGCCGGCGGTGAAAGCCCCGTGCCACCGGACCCGGCCTTCGCGGTCCGGTTGCGGGCGCGCCTGGAAGCCGCCGTCACCCTCCCGAAAGGAGTTGTCATGAGTGGAACCGACACCGCCATCGCCGATCTGAACGTACCTGCCGCCGCCCCGGTCGAGGTGCCCCGGCCCGCGGCCCTGCCCTATCTCGCCGTGGCAGACGCGCGGGCCGCGCTCGCCTGGTACGTCGACGCGCTGGGTGCCGTCGTCGTCGGCGATCCGATCGTCATGGACGACGGCCGGATCGGGCACGCCGAGCTGACACTGGCCGGTGGTGTGCTGTACCTGGCCGACGAGTTCCCCGAGCTCGGCCTGAAAGCACCAGCAGTACAGTCTGTTTCGGTGAGCCTGATGGTCAATGTGCCGGACACCGACGCCGCGCTCGCGCAGGCCCGGCAACACGGCGCGCAGGTGCAGCGCGAGCCCTACGACGCCCACGGCTCGCGGACCGCGGTGGTGATCGACCCGTTCGGCCACCGCTGGATGCTCACCGGACCGGTCCCCGTCACTGTCCCGATCCGGCACGGCGACATCGGCTACATCTCGGTGCAGACGCCGGACGCCCAACGGGCCGCCGCGTTCTACGGGCACGTGCTCGGCTGGGACTACGACCCCGACACCCGCAAGGTGACGAGCAACCGCATGCACACCGGCATCTTCGAGACCACCGGCCCGCAGACGGTGTTCTGCTGCTACGCGGTGCGCGATCTCGACGCGGCGCGGCAGGCGATCCTGGCCGCGGGCGGCCAGGTCGGCACGCCCGAGCAGCACGAGTGGGGCGCGACGCTCGACGCCACCGATGCACTCGGCACCGACTTCGCGGTGTTCCAGCCGGTGCCCGGCATTGCCCGGCCGGAGCTGAACGGCGCAGGGCCAGGCGAACTTTCGTATATGACGTACTACGTGACCGACTCGGCCGCGTTCAGGGACTTCTACGGCGAGGTGCTGGGTTGGACGTTCGAACCGGGGCGCATCGAGGACGGCTGGGCAGTGCAGGGTTGCCACCCCATGTCCGGCGCGGCCGGCGGCGCCGCACAGACCGTCGCCGTCCCGATGTGGACGGTGACCGACATCGAGGCCGCGGTGGCGCGGGTCCGCGAGGCCGGAGGCACCGTCATCGACGAACCGTCCCGGCAGCCGTACGGCATGTCAGCGGAGTGCACCGACGACCAGGGCGCCCGGTTCTACCTCGGCGCCTTCTGA
- a CDS encoding Lrp/AsnC family transcriptional regulator: MESVDETDERILAELADNARATFAEIGERVGLSAPAVKRRVDRLLATGVIRGFTTVVDRNVIGWGTEAYVQVYCHGTITPAQLREAWEGIPEVVSAATVTGTSDAILHLMTRDMRHLEAVLERIRGSAAIERSESIVVLSNIVERRVGGWSQA; the protein is encoded by the coding sequence GTGGAAAGCGTCGACGAGACCGACGAGCGCATCCTGGCCGAGTTGGCGGACAACGCGCGCGCCACGTTCGCCGAGATCGGTGAACGGGTGGGCCTGTCGGCGCCCGCCGTCAAACGCCGGGTCGACCGGCTGCTGGCCACCGGCGTCATCCGCGGCTTCACGACGGTCGTCGACCGGAACGTGATCGGTTGGGGGACAGAGGCATACGTTCAGGTGTACTGCCACGGCACCATCACGCCGGCGCAGCTGCGGGAGGCCTGGGAGGGCATTCCCGAGGTGGTCTCGGCCGCCACGGTGACCGGCACGTCCGACGCGATCCTGCATCTCATGACGCGGGACATGCGGCATCTGGAGGCGGTGCTGGAGCGCATCCGGGGCAGCGCGGCGATCGAGCGCAGCGAGAGCATCGTGGTGCTGTCGAACATCGTCGAGCGCCGGGTCGGTGGCTGGAGCCAGGCCTGA
- the mftC gene encoding mycofactocin radical SAM maturase (MftC is a radical SAM/SPASM enzyme that catalyzes the first two steps in biosynthesis of the electron carrier mycofactocin from the terminal Val-Tyr dipeptide of the precursor peptide MftA.) — translation MTATAPVPRLIEQFEHGLDAPICLTWELTYACNLSCVHCLSSSGKRDPRELSTQQCKDIIDELERMQVFYVNIGGGEPTVRSDFWELVDYATEHHVGVKFSTNGVRIDEAVAAKLAASDYVDVQISLDGATAEINDAVRGPGSFAMAIRALENLKNAGFKDAKISVVVTRHNVDQLDDFKALADNYGATLRITRLRPSGRGADVWDDLHPTAEQQVQLYNWLVAKGERVLTGDSFFHLSGLGEPGALAGLNLCGAGRVVCLIDPVGDVYACPFAIHERFLAGNILSDNGFQDVWQNAPLFRELREPQSAGACSSCDHYDSCRGGCMAAKFFTGLPMDGPDPECVQGYGEPALALDRDKPKSHLDHSRSGGRKGPVPLKLLAMPAKAPQKFCNESPV, via the coding sequence ATGACCGCTACGGCACCCGTGCCCCGGCTGATCGAGCAGTTCGAGCACGGCCTCGACGCGCCCATCTGCCTCACCTGGGAACTGACCTACGCCTGCAACCTGTCCTGCGTGCACTGCCTGTCGTCGTCGGGCAAGCGCGACCCGCGCGAGCTGAGCACCCAGCAGTGCAAGGACATCATCGACGAGCTCGAGCGCATGCAGGTGTTCTACGTGAACATCGGCGGCGGCGAGCCGACCGTGCGGTCTGACTTCTGGGAGCTCGTCGACTACGCCACCGAGCACCACGTCGGCGTCAAGTTCTCCACCAACGGGGTGCGCATCGACGAGGCGGTCGCGGCCAAGCTGGCCGCGAGTGACTATGTGGACGTTCAGATTTCGCTCGACGGCGCCACCGCGGAGATCAACGACGCGGTGCGCGGCCCGGGCTCGTTCGCCATGGCCATCCGGGCCCTGGAGAACTTGAAGAACGCCGGTTTCAAGGACGCCAAGATCTCGGTCGTCGTCACCCGGCACAACGTCGACCAGCTCGACGATTTCAAGGCCCTGGCCGACAACTACGGCGCCACCCTGCGCATCACCCGGCTGCGTCCGTCGGGTCGCGGCGCCGACGTGTGGGATGACCTGCACCCCACCGCCGAGCAGCAGGTGCAGCTCTACAACTGGCTGGTCGCCAAGGGTGAGCGGGTGCTCACGGGTGACTCGTTCTTCCACCTGTCGGGCCTCGGTGAGCCCGGTGCGCTGGCCGGCCTGAACCTGTGCGGCGCCGGTCGCGTCGTGTGCCTCATCGACCCCGTGGGTGACGTATACGCCTGCCCGTTCGCCATCCACGAGCGCTTCCTGGCCGGAAACATCCTCAGCGACAACGGATTCCAGGACGTCTGGCAGAACGCCCCGCTGTTCCGCGAGCTTCGGGAACCGCAGTCGGCCGGCGCCTGCAGCAGCTGCGACCACTACGACAGCTGCCGCGGCGGCTGCATGGCGGCCAAGTTCTTCACCGGCCTGCCCATGGACGGCCCGGACCCCGAGTGCGTGCAGGGCTACGGCGAGCCCGCCCTGGCGCTCGATCGCGACAAGCCCAAGTCGCATCTCGACCACTCCCGCAGCGGCGGCCGCAAGGGGCCGGTTCCGCTCAAGCTGTTGGCCATGCCGGCCAAGGCTCCCCAGAAATTCTGTAACGAAAGTCCTGTTTAG
- a CDS encoding RNA polymerase sigma factor encodes MSARRDDKGVRGESDGDAPQTLLALYDSALPVVYGYFVRRCGDRGTAEDLTSETFLAAMDAARRDSPPAISVPWLIGVARHKLADHYRRRHDRFTVPVPETPEPAEPFDDWDAELDRIVAEAALARLPEQHRMVLTLRYLDDRPVPECAELIGRTVHATEALLVRAKRAFRSEYQDTEHQDGGAS; translated from the coding sequence ATGAGCGCCCGGCGCGACGATAAGGGTGTGAGGGGCGAATCAGACGGTGATGCTCCGCAGACGCTGCTGGCGCTGTATGACTCGGCGCTGCCCGTGGTCTACGGGTACTTCGTGCGGCGCTGCGGTGATCGGGGCACCGCGGAAGACCTGACGTCGGAGACGTTTCTGGCGGCGATGGACGCCGCCCGCCGGGATTCGCCACCGGCGATCTCGGTGCCCTGGTTGATCGGCGTGGCGCGGCACAAGCTGGCCGACCACTACCGGCGCAGGCACGACCGCTTCACCGTCCCCGTACCCGAAACACCCGAGCCCGCAGAGCCTTTCGACGACTGGGACGCCGAGCTGGACCGCATCGTCGCCGAGGCCGCGCTGGCCCGGTTACCCGAACAGCACCGCATGGTGCTGACACTGCGATATCTGGATGACCGTCCCGTGCCCGAATGCGCCGAATTGATCGGACGAACCGTGCACGCCACCGAGGCCCTGCTGGTGCGGGCCAAGCGGGCATTCAGGAGCGAATACCAGGACACCGAACACCAGGACGGAGGTGCGTCATGA
- the mftR gene encoding mycofactocin system transcriptional regulator (MftR, the mycofactocin system transcriptional regulator, is an uncharacterized TetR family DNA-binding transcription factor. Its role is inferred by context. It occurs as part of the biosynthesis locus for mycofactocin, a partially characterized electron carrier derived from the terminal Val-Tyr dipeptide of the precursor peptide MftA, through a radical SAM enzyme-mediated process.): MRTETERPGHDAGAAPTHGRVGRRRSTTRDHITHVALELFATRGFDDVSVDDVAHAAGISRRTLFRYFSSKNAIPWADFDASLTNLRDLLNAVPHDVPLDAALRSALLEFNSFDESETPRHRRRMQVILQTDALQAYSMTMYAGWRGVIAAFVARRLDTKPTALVPQTVAWTVLGVALTAYEQWLADETVSLPDALGEAFDIVRDGIRAV; the protein is encoded by the coding sequence ATGAGGACCGAAACCGAGCGTCCCGGGCACGATGCCGGGGCTGCCCCAACGCACGGCCGCGTGGGCCGTCGCCGTTCCACCACGCGCGACCACATCACCCATGTGGCCCTCGAGCTGTTCGCGACCCGCGGCTTCGACGACGTCAGCGTCGACGACGTCGCCCACGCCGCCGGCATCTCCCGGCGCACGCTGTTCCGGTACTTCTCGTCGAAGAATGCCATCCCGTGGGCCGATTTCGACGCGAGTCTCACCAACCTGCGGGACCTGCTGAACGCCGTCCCCCACGACGTCCCACTGGACGCCGCCCTGCGCTCGGCATTGTTGGAATTCAACAGCTTTGACGAATCCGAGACACCCCGGCACCGGCGCCGGATGCAGGTGATCCTGCAGACCGACGCGCTGCAGGCCTACTCGATGACGATGTACGCGGGCTGGCGCGGCGTCATCGCGGCATTCGTCGCGCGCCGGCTGGACACCAAGCCGACGGCGCTGGTGCCGCAGACGGTGGCGTGGACGGTGCTCGGGGTGGCGCTGACCGCCTACGAGCAGTGGCTCGCCGACGAGACCGTCTCGCTCCCCGACGCGCTGGGCGAGGCCTTCGACATCGTCCGCGACGGCATCCGCGCCGTGTGA